In Gemmatimonadaceae bacterium, the genomic stretch GCGGCACCGCTCACCAGCTCGCGCACGTTCTCGATGCGGTCGAGGCCCTCCTGCCCTTCCGCGCGCAGCAGGTCGATGTAGCCGATGCGGGCCACCAGCGCCTCGAGCACCTCGTTCACCGCCGACTCGGTGGCCATCTCGCGGAGCGCGCCGAGCAGCGACGCGAACTCCGCCAGCGCGGAGCGGGCGGCGGTCCGCAGGCCCTCGAGCAGCGTGGGCGTGCCCGCGGCCTTCAGTAGCGGGATCCCGGCGGCGGCCGCCTGTGCGGCGAGCAGCTCGATGGTGGTGTCACCGAGGCCGCGGCGCGGCACGCTGATGGCGCGCCGGAACGCCTCGTCGTCGGCGGGATTCGCGATGAGCTTGAGGTACGCCATCAGGTCGCGGATCTCGCGCCGGTCGTAGAAGCGCACCGCACCGATGAGGCGGTACGGCCAGCCGCGCCGCCGCATCGCATCCTCGAAGGCACGGCTCTGCGAGTTCGTGCGGTAGAGGATCGCGACCTGGCGGAGGTCGGCGGTGCGCCGGCTGCGGCGATCCGCGATGTCGTCGGCGATGTACTCCGCCTCGTCCCGCTCGTCGAGGCAGCGCACGCGGCGCGGCAGCACGCCCGACGGCCGCGTGGCGCGCAGCGTCTTGCCGCGCCGCTCCGTGTTCGGCGCAATGGCCACGTTGGCCAGCGCGAGGATCTCCGGCGTGGACCGGTAGTTCTCCTCGAGCCGCACCACCGTGGCGGAGGCGAACTCGCGCTCGAAGTCCAGGATGTTGCGGATGTCGGCGCCACGCCAGCCGTAGATCGACTGGTCGTCGTCGCCCACCACCATCACGTTCCCCGCGCTGCCGGCGAGCAGCGAGATCAGCTTGTACTGCGCCTTGTTCGTGTCCTGGTACTCGTCGACGAGGATGAACCGGAACCGCTCGCGGTACGCATCGAGGATGCCCGGGTTCTCCTCGAGGAGCTGCACCGGCAGGGTGAGCAGGTCATCGAAGCCGACGGCGTTCTGCGCGCGCAGCGTGTCGTCGTAGCGCGGATAGACCTTCGCCACCACCTGCGACAGCGGGTCGCGCGCGAGCCGCGCGTACTCCGCCGGTGCCACCAGCGCGTTCTTCGCGTCCGAGACCTGCCCGAGGATGGCCTTGGGTGCCCACTCCTTGGTGGAGATCCGCAGGCCCTCCATCAGCCGCTTCACCACGCCGAGGGCGTCATCCTCGTCGTAGATCGTGAACTGCGACGTGCGCCCCACCCGGTCGGCGTCACGCCGCAGGAGGCGGGCGCCGATGGCGTGGAAGGTGCCGACCCACATCCCCTGCGGGGTGCCGCCGATCAGCCGGCCGATGCGGTCGCGCATCTCGCCGGCGGCCTTGTTGGTGAACGTGACCGCGAGGATCCGGTGTGGCGGGACGTGCTCGGCCTCGATGAGGCGCGCGATGCGGGTCGTCAGCACGCGTGTCTTCCCGGACCCTGCGCCGGCCAGCACGAGCAGCGGCCCGTGCGTGTGCATCACCGCGTCGTACTGGGCTCGGTTCAGGCCGGTGAGCGGCGAATCGGTGGGTTCGGTCATCGCTCCAACATAATCTCGAAGGTCGCCCCCCGAT encodes the following:
- a CDS encoding UvrD-helicase domain-containing protein; its protein translation is MTEPTDSPLTGLNRAQYDAVMHTHGPLLVLAGAGSGKTRVLTTRIARLIEAEHVPPHRILAVTFTNKAAGEMRDRIGRLIGGTPQGMWVGTFHAIGARLLRRDADRVGRTSQFTIYDEDDALGVVKRLMEGLRISTKEWAPKAILGQVSDAKNALVAPAEYARLARDPLSQVVAKVYPRYDDTLRAQNAVGFDDLLTLPVQLLEENPGILDAYRERFRFILVDEYQDTNKAQYKLISLLAGSAGNVMVVGDDDQSIYGWRGADIRNILDFEREFASATVVRLEENYRSTPEILALANVAIAPNTERRGKTLRATRPSGVLPRRVRCLDERDEAEYIADDIADRRSRRTADLRQVAILYRTNSQSRAFEDAMRRRGWPYRLIGAVRFYDRREIRDLMAYLKLIANPADDEAFRRAISVPRRGLGDTTIELLAAQAAAAGIPLLKAAGTPTLLEGLRTAARSALAEFASLLGALREMATESAVNEVLEALVARIGYIDLLRAEGQEGLDRIENVRELVSGAAEALADEDGEVGLTPLDRFLQKAMLVAGADALDPTADAITMMTLHNAKGLEYPVIYLTGLEDGLFPLARAYDNPSMLEEERRLFYVGITRAESALVLSHAESRRRNGELMVSRPSSFLEALPQALMETAVTPRARSQGRSAYGSAGGEAGGWGRSSSGGAAGRWTPREPKPAPIADAAFGTVTASATRYTARPTAFDDAQAEAVQVLPGARVRHRKFGVGTVAEVTGAGRDMKVRIDFDDEEIGRKTLVVAQANLEPEHE